Sequence from the Deltaproteobacteria bacterium CG11_big_fil_rev_8_21_14_0_20_49_13 genome:
TAATAACTAACTTTCCCGAATGCTACATAATGTCCGCTATGCGACGTTGAGGTTGAAGTTTTATTGAAGTTTTATTGAAGTTTTATTGTTGATTATTTCCCTGAAGCGCATATAAATGCGCCCATTATGACACCATGTAGAGTACGCTTTGCACCAAGCCCCACGGGGCACTTACACATCGGCGGCGCAAGAACGGCCCTTTATAACTGGCTTCTTGCCCGCAAAATGAATGGCACATTCATCTTGCGCGTCGAAGACACCGACACCGAACGTTCTACACACGAATACACGGCATCCATCATCGAAGGGATGAAATGGCTGGGACTCAACCACGACGAAGGCCCCTATTTTCAGATGCAGAGAATGGATGTTTATAAGGCCCACGTTGAAGACCTTATGAAACGCGGTCTTGCCTACAAGTGTTACTGCACGCAGGAAGAGCTGGAGGCAAAACGTCAGGCGGCGATGAAGGAAGGGAGAAAGCCCAAATACGACGGAAAATGCAGAGAGCTCTCCGCTATCCCCCAGACCCCAGACCCCAGACCCTTCTCAATAAGGTTCAAGGCTCCGGTCGAAGGGACCACCATCGTTCACGATATAGTAAAAGGCGATGTTTCTTTCGAAAATAAGGAGCTCGACGACCTCATCATCATGCGCAGTAGCGGCACACCTACCTACAATTTTACGGTAGTCGTCGATGATGTAGAGATGAAGATAACGCACGTCGTTCGAGGCGACGATCACCTGAACAACACACCGAGGCAGATGCTGATGTATCAGGCGTTCAATTACCCTGTACCTATGTTCGCCCACCTTCCCATGATATTAGGTGCGGACAAAAAACGCCTTTCAAAACGCTTTGCCGCAACGAGCGTCCTTGAATACAAGGCCCAAGGATACCTGCCGGACGCACTTCTTAACTACCTTGCCCGCCTCGGCTGGGCGCACGGAGACCAGGAAATATTCACGCTAAAAGAGATGATAGACGCTTTCGATCTTAAAGATGTCGGCAAAGCAGCGGCCGTATTCGATCCTGAAAAGCTCAAATGGGTCAACTCTCAGCATATGCTCAAATTCAGTGATGAAGAGGTCTTTGAGATGACTCTCCCTTTCATTGAAAAGCGCGGCCTGAAAGTGACCGACAGGTCCATGGGGATAAAGGCGGTCGCCTCCGAACGCGAACGAGGAAAGACGCTGGACGAACTTTCCGAGATATCCGCCTTCTACTTCCACGATGAGATTACCTATGATGAGAAATCCAAGGAGAAATGGTTAAACGATGATGGAAAAAAAACGCTTTCTTTGATCGCCGGCAGGCTTTCGCAGATCGTCGACTTTTCAGAACATGACATAAGCGAGGCGTTCAAAAAACTTATCGATGAGACCGGTAAAAAGATGCTAGACCTTGCCCAACCCTGCCGCGTGGCCCTTACCGGCACCACGGTATCACCAAGCATCTACATTATTATGGCGATATTGGGGAAAGATGTTGTGCTCAGACGCCTGAACAAAGCTTTTCAATAGATCTTTATCTTCTTCACATGCAGACCGTGCGAGGTATGGCTTACGTCGTAGCCTATGGGGATGCCTATCTTAATGTCGTCTTTTGATTTGGACCCGACAAAATCTATCTCGTTAAGATTAAAGTAGACCTGTTTGCCATTGCGATCGGTGATAAACCCGTAACCCTGATGGGGAAAAAATCTTACGATACGACCCTTTGGAAAAAGATCGTCGACTTCCACCATAGGCGGAAGCACAACGGGATCCATTTCTACGGGGATTTGATGTGCCGCCGGGTCTGCTGTCGCATCGGCATGTTCGGACGGCAGATCTGCGGACGGGCCCGCCACCTGCAGAGGATACGGAAGCGGAATTGTGTTTAGTTTCCAGATCTGTAACATACTTAGGCCAAGAATAATTTCATTTCATCTTCTAAGGAAGGGGCAACACCGCCTTTGACAGAAGAATCCCTTAAGTGGTTAACCTGTTCGTGATAAGTAGCCCGCGCCTTCTTGTGTATCACGCCCATTAAATATTTTTCCGTGGTGCTCACCGTTTTCCAGGCATTTACACCGTCCGCGGGATCGTAGCTCTCATCCAAATATCGCGTGTTCCCTTTTATATGCTGATATTCCTCATTCCCGCGGTAGGTAACACACGGTGAGAGTATGTTCACGCAAGAGAATCCTTTGTGCTTCATCGCTTCAACTATCATCTTTGTCAGATGAACAGGATCAACAGAACTTGTCTGAGCGATAAATGAACAGTTGTAGCCGAGCATGACATTTAGCGGCCTTATCGGCGTGGAGATGCTCCCGTAGGCCGTTGTTGATGTTTTTGTGCCCAGAGGCGTTGTCGGTGATGCCTGGCCTTTGGTAAGACCGTAAATATTATTATCCATCACAAGAAGCGTCATGTCTATGTTGCGCCTCACGACGTGTGCCATATGCCCTCCGCCGATGGCAAACATGTCGCCGTCGCCTCCCGCGACCACGACATTGATATCGGGCCTTGAGATCTTAAGCCCTGTGGCAATGGGAATGGCCCTGCCGTGTATTGAGTTGAATCCGTAGGTATTGAGATACCCCGGAAGTCTCGAGGAACAACCGATGCCTGTGATGACGGCGGTGTCTGCCGTTTCGTAGTTCATCTCCGCAAAAGCTTTGGCAAGAGACGTGAGAACCGCATAGTCGCCACAGCCGGGGCACCAGATAGGCTTTAACGAAGATACATATTTCTTGAACGATTGGGGATCGCGAACGGCTTCCGTCATAAACATGCCTCCTTAATCCTCTTCAATATATCGCCAACCTCAAAGAACATTGCACCGCTTGATTTCATATGAATAACGTCCCTCGGAAGATTGCATTTCCCAGCTAGATAATCCTTGAACTGGCCGGTGTAGTTCATCTCCACGATCATTATCTTTTCGCACGACGCTATGAACTCATTCACAAGGTCAGCCTGCAACGGATAGATAAGCTGCGGGACAAGGGCGGAAATACTCATACCACCTGCATTCCCCGCCTCTACAGCCTCCCGAACCACGCCTTTTGTGGACCCCCATGCAAGAATGCCGACCTTCGCTTTTTTGGGGCCGTATCTTCTAATGAACGAAAAGTCTTTCACCAGGGTCTCTAACTTTCGCGCACGTTTTGCACACATTCTTTCATGCGTATCGTGGCGGGCGGTCGGGCTTCCCGATTCTTCATGCTCGATACCGGAACAGGTGTATTCGCCGCCCTTAATTCCAGGATAGCTCATAGGAGAAACGCCGGTCTTTGTGTCTGCAAATCTCTTATAATCTCCCCTTGAGGGTGAACTTGGCGTCTCGCGTGAAACAATTCTGATATTACCGGTATCGAAACCGGAAACCGTCTCTTTTCTGTGTCCTATGAACTGGTCGGAAAGCACAATAACAGGCATCTGATATTTTTCGGCAATCCCGAACGCATGGATCCCGACATCGAAACAGTCCGCAACATCCGCCGGGGCAATGACGGCGTGAGGCGCATCGCCGTGCATGCCGCCTATCGCCTGCCATAGGTCTGATTGCTCAGATTTAGTGGGCAGACCGGTGGCAGGACCTCCGCGCTGCACGTTCACCACAACATATGGAAGTTCCGCAATGGTGCCAAGGCCTATCGCCTCTATCTTAAGCGAAACACCGGGGCCGGAAGTCGACGTCATCGCCTTCACCCCGCCGAACGCCGCTCCTGTTACCATGCATACCGCGGCTATCTCATCTTCCGCCTGAACCATTGTTCCGCCGAACTTCGGAAGTTCGCGCCCCATCCACTCCATGATTTCGCTGGCTGGAGTAATGGGATAGCTGGCAAGGAACTTGCAACCGGCAGCAAGAGCTCCGTATGCTAAAGCGTCGTTGCCAGTGGCAACATATTTGGGAGCGGACAGTTTATATTCAAACTGCAGCGACGCTTTTAAATTATTCTTGGCCGC
This genomic interval carries:
- a CDS encoding glutamate--tRNA ligase — protein: MTPCRVRFAPSPTGHLHIGGARTALYNWLLARKMNGTFILRVEDTDTERSTHEYTASIIEGMKWLGLNHDEGPYFQMQRMDVYKAHVEDLMKRGLAYKCYCTQEELEAKRQAAMKEGRKPKYDGKCRELSAIPQTPDPRPFSIRFKAPVEGTTIVHDIVKGDVSFENKELDDLIIMRSSGTPTYNFTVVVDDVEMKITHVVRGDDHLNNTPRQMLMYQAFNYPVPMFAHLPMILGADKKRLSKRFAATSVLEYKAQGYLPDALLNYLARLGWAHGDQEIFTLKEMIDAFDLKDVGKAAAVFDPEKLKWVNSQHMLKFSDEEVFEMTLPFIEKRGLKVTDRSMGIKAVASERERGKTLDELSEISAFYFHDEITYDEKSKEKWLNDDGKKTLSLIAGRLSQIVDFSEHDISEAFKKLIDETGKKMLDLAQPCRVALTGTTVSPSIYIIMAILGKDVVLRRLNKAFQ
- a CDS encoding pyruvate ferredoxin oxidoreductase — protein: MKINDIVIGMVGAGGDGVVAFGDILSTTSALEGLNCMVVKSFGPQIRGGESSCKIRIAEKEVYSQGDRLDVLVAFNWDDYAKFPGELDVKKDVVVVCDAKNTPDKLPFAHDINPKEVFRVPFDELVKESGNPKAKNIISLGVISEILNLPKDGLKKSITRKFGKKKQEILESNIRAIDIGINYAAKNNLKASLQFEYKLSAPKYVATGNDALAYGALAAGCKFLASYPITPASEIMEWMGRELPKFGGTMVQAEDEIAAVCMVTGAAFGGVKAMTSTSGPGVSLKIEAIGLGTIAELPYVVVNVQRGGPATGLPTKSEQSDLWQAIGGMHGDAPHAVIAPADVADCFDVGIHAFGIAEKYQMPVIVLSDQFIGHRKETVSGFDTGNIRIVSRETPSSPSRGDYKRFADTKTGVSPMSYPGIKGGEYTCSGIEHEESGSPTARHDTHERMCAKRARKLETLVKDFSFIRRYGPKKAKVGILAWGSTKGVVREAVEAGNAGGMSISALVPQLIYPLQADLVNEFIASCEKIMIVEMNYTGQFKDYLAGKCNLPRDVIHMKSSGAMFFEVGDILKRIKEACL
- a CDS encoding 2-oxoacid ferredoxin oxidoreductase, whose protein sequence is MFMTEAVRDPQSFKKYVSSLKPIWCPGCGDYAVLTSLAKAFAEMNYETADTAVITGIGCSSRLPGYLNTYGFNSIHGRAIPIATGLKISRPDINVVVAGGDGDMFAIGGGHMAHVVRRNIDMTLLVMDNNIYGLTKGQASPTTPLGTKTSTTAYGSISTPIRPLNVMLGYNCSFIAQTSSVDPVHLTKMIVEAMKHKGFSCVNILSPCVTYRGNEEYQHIKGNTRYLDESYDPADGVNAWKTVSTTEKYLMGVIHKKARATYHEQVNHLRDSSVKGGVAPSLEDEMKLFLA